Proteins encoded in a region of the Paenibacillus sp. E222 genome:
- a CDS encoding glycoside hydrolase family 1 protein: protein MTTAKKGFPENFLWGGATAANQLEGAFDKDGKGLSTADMIAHVPKEKRTGGHAMEISSTRIEEILSGKIEERFPKRFGIDFYHHYKEDIALFAEMGFKVFRLSIHWARIFPNGYDQEPNEAGLKFYDDVFDELLKYGIEPLVTLSHYETPLGLTQKYNGWAGREVIGHYVRYAETVFNRYKNKVRYWLTFNEINVMLFSPYTGGGILIDKVDNQLQTTYQALHHQFVASALVTKLAHEIIPGSQVGCMLARMETYPATCNPVDVRLAQHENQINLFFTDMHARGQYPNYMARYFEENNIVIQKEAGDDEILLNNTVDFISFSYYMSVTKSASADKEETAGNLTGGVKNPYLEASDWGWEIDPIGLRVTLNNFWDRYQKPLFIVENGLGAYDRVEEDGSIHDSYRVDYLKKHIEQMKEAIKDGVDLIGFTAWGPIDLVSMSTSEMSKRYGFIYVDLDDEGNGTLKRSKKDSFDWYKNVIASNGEQL, encoded by the coding sequence TAAGGACGGCAAAGGTCTCTCTACTGCGGATATGATTGCGCATGTTCCCAAAGAGAAGCGTACAGGCGGACATGCCATGGAAATCTCCTCTACACGAATTGAAGAGATCCTTTCCGGCAAAATTGAAGAACGTTTCCCTAAACGTTTTGGTATTGATTTCTATCATCACTATAAAGAAGATATCGCTTTGTTTGCTGAGATGGGCTTTAAAGTGTTCCGTTTGTCCATTCACTGGGCACGTATTTTCCCGAACGGTTACGATCAAGAGCCGAACGAAGCTGGCTTGAAATTCTATGATGACGTCTTCGACGAACTGTTGAAATACGGCATTGAACCGTTGGTAACCTTGTCTCACTACGAAACACCGCTGGGTCTGACACAGAAATACAATGGTTGGGCAGGTCGTGAAGTGATTGGGCACTATGTGAGATATGCAGAAACTGTGTTCAACCGTTATAAAAATAAAGTGAGATACTGGTTGACGTTTAATGAAATCAACGTGATGCTGTTTAGCCCATACACAGGTGGCGGTATCCTGATCGATAAAGTGGACAACCAACTGCAAACGACATATCAAGCGCTGCATCACCAATTTGTAGCTAGTGCACTGGTAACCAAGCTTGCCCATGAGATTATTCCTGGTTCCCAAGTGGGCTGTATGCTCGCTCGGATGGAAACGTACCCGGCGACTTGTAATCCGGTAGATGTTCGTCTGGCGCAACATGAGAATCAGATTAACCTCTTCTTCACGGATATGCATGCTCGGGGTCAATACCCGAACTACATGGCTCGTTACTTTGAAGAAAACAACATCGTGATTCAGAAAGAAGCAGGCGATGATGAGATCTTGCTGAACAATACGGTTGATTTCATTTCCTTCAGTTACTACATGTCTGTAACCAAATCTGCATCCGCAGACAAGGAAGAAACAGCAGGTAACCTGACTGGCGGCGTGAAAAACCCTTATCTGGAAGCTTCCGACTGGGGCTGGGAGATCGACCCGATCGGTCTGCGCGTAACGTTGAATAACTTCTGGGATCGCTACCAGAAACCATTGTTCATCGTAGAAAATGGTCTGGGTGCATATGACCGTGTTGAAGAAGACGGTTCAATCCATGACTCCTATCGTGTGGACTATCTGAAGAAACACATCGAACAAATGAAAGAAGCGATCAAAGACGGTGTGGATCTGATTGGATTTACAGCATGGGGGCCGATTGACCTCGTGAGTATGTCCACATCTGAAATGTCCAAACGTTATGGTTTCATCTACGTGGATTTGGACGATGAAGGTAATGGAACACTCAAACGTTCGAAGAAAGATTCGTTTGACTGGTACAAAAACGTAATTGCCAGCAATGGTGAGCAACTATAA